The following proteins are encoded in a genomic region of Comamonas resistens:
- a CDS encoding NAD(P)H-dependent flavin oxidoreductase, whose translation MSNMNDMGSLRTPICDLLGCRYPIIQTAMGYVAGADLVIGTTNAGGFGFLAGATIAADKIEAEILRVKRETDDQPFGLNFHMFQPNAQQLLDLAVKHRLRAVSYGRGPDKKVIGRLRDAGIVCMPTVGALKHAQKAIEMGANAITVQGGEGGGHTGSVPTTVLLPQVVDAVDVPVIAAGGFYDGRGLLAALAYGASGIAMGTRFLMTSDSKVPEATLQRYLATRDAEKIAISHLVDGMPQRMIPNEYLAMLEKASPMKRLRIALSLALQWKAETGMTTGQAISIFMQAVREDSSSVAQTVMAANAPMLLQRSMVDGNPAEGVMSAGQVAALIGKLDSCEDVIGGIVRQAMERRNALNALTPA comes from the coding sequence ATGAGCAATATGAACGATATGGGCAGCTTGCGCACCCCCATCTGCGACCTGCTGGGATGCCGCTATCCCATCATCCAGACCGCCATGGGCTATGTGGCCGGTGCCGATCTGGTGATAGGCACCACCAATGCCGGTGGCTTCGGCTTTCTGGCCGGCGCCACCATTGCGGCCGACAAGATCGAGGCCGAAATCCTGCGCGTCAAACGTGAGACCGACGACCAGCCTTTCGGTCTGAACTTTCATATGTTTCAGCCCAACGCCCAGCAGCTGCTGGACCTGGCGGTCAAGCACCGCCTGCGTGCGGTCAGTTATGGCCGCGGGCCGGACAAGAAGGTGATAGGCCGTTTGCGCGATGCAGGCATCGTCTGCATGCCCACTGTGGGCGCCTTGAAGCATGCGCAAAAAGCCATAGAGATGGGCGCCAATGCCATCACCGTGCAAGGCGGCGAAGGTGGGGGCCACACGGGCAGCGTACCGACCACGGTGCTGCTGCCCCAGGTGGTGGATGCGGTCGATGTGCCCGTGATTGCCGCCGGCGGCTTCTACGACGGCCGCGGCCTGTTGGCGGCTCTGGCCTATGGCGCCTCGGGCATTGCCATGGGTACGCGCTTTCTGATGACCAGCGACTCCAAGGTTCCTGAAGCGACGCTGCAGCGCTATCTGGCCACCAGGGACGCGGAAAAGATCGCCATTTCGCATCTGGTCGATGGCATGCCCCAGCGCATGATCCCCAACGAATATCTGGCCATGCTGGAAAAAGCCAGCCCCATGAAGCGCCTGCGCATCGCGCTGAGCCTGGCGCTGCAATGGAAGGCCGAGACCGGCATGACCACGGGCCAGGCCATCAGCATCTTCATGCAGGCCGTGCGCGAGGACTCGTCCTCCGTGGCCCAGACCGTGATGGCTGCCAACGCACCCATGCTGCTGCAGCGCTCCATGGTGGACGGCAACCCGGCCGAGGGCGTGATGTCTGCCGGCCAGGTGGCAGCGTTGATCGGCAAGCTCGACAGCTGCGAGGACGTGATCGGCGGCATCGTGCGCCAGGCCATGGAAAGACGCAATGCATTGAATGCACTGACTCCCGCATAA
- a CDS encoding enoyl-CoA hydratase family protein — protein sequence MSLQQFHSTIHDNGVAELVIDRAPVNALNAAGWNGLAREIQSLGDRPEVRVIVIRAENRGFCAGVDIKELAANDKLIVNVNAGNYATFKAVHLNKVPVIAAVHGFVLGGGIGICGSSDIVIAAEDATFGLPEVDRGAMGGAAHLQRMFGVQKTRYLFFTGEMIGAAEALRLGAIERVVAREQLRDTAMDIANKIAAKSPAMIRIAKEALTGIEDGNLEDKYRWEQGFTLQAYMSPDSAETRSAFVEKRDAKF from the coding sequence ATGTCCCTTCAACAATTTCATTCCACTATTCATGACAACGGTGTGGCGGAGCTGGTCATCGACCGTGCGCCTGTGAATGCCTTGAATGCGGCAGGCTGGAACGGCCTGGCGCGCGAGATCCAGTCGCTGGGCGACAGGCCCGAGGTGCGCGTCATCGTCATCCGCGCCGAGAACCGCGGCTTTTGCGCCGGAGTGGACATCAAGGAGCTGGCCGCCAACGACAAGCTCATCGTCAATGTGAACGCCGGCAACTACGCGACCTTCAAGGCCGTGCACCTCAACAAGGTGCCGGTGATCGCAGCCGTGCACGGTTTTGTGCTGGGCGGCGGCATAGGCATCTGCGGCTCCTCCGACATCGTGATCGCCGCTGAAGACGCGACCTTCGGCCTGCCCGAAGTGGACCGTGGCGCCATGGGGGGTGCCGCCCATCTGCAGCGCATGTTTGGCGTGCAGAAGACCCGCTATCTGTTCTTCACAGGCGAGATGATCGGCGCTGCCGAAGCTCTGCGCCTGGGCGCCATCGAGCGTGTGGTGGCGCGTGAGCAGTTGCGCGATACCGCCATGGATATCGCCAACAAGATCGCCGCCAAGAGCCCGGCCATGATCCGCATCGCCAAGGAGGCATTGACCGGCATCGAGGATGGAAATCTGGAAGACAAGTACCGCTGGGAGCAGGGCTTCACCCTGCAGGCCTATATGAGTCCTGATTCCGCCGAGACGCGCAGCGCCTTTGTGGAAAAACGCGACGCCAAGTTCTGA